Below is a genomic region from Isosphaeraceae bacterium EP7.
AGGCCGCTGCAAGAGTCCAACGTCATCGGCAAGGCGGGCAACGCCGGGTTCCTGGGCAAGGCCTATGACCCCTATTACCTGTTCCAGGACCCGAATACGAAGCTCCAGCTCGACGACCTGACCTTGCGAAAGGAGATCTCCGAGATCCGCCTGAAGCGGCGTGGGACGCTGCTCGGGACGGTGACCGAGGGGATGCCCGAGCTCGAGAAGGCGACCGCCAACTTCGCACTGGACAGCTATCAGAGCCGTGCCTTCGACCTGATCCTCTCGGGCCGCGCCCGGCGCGCGTTCGACCTCGACGAGGAAGACCCCAAGACCCGCGACCGCTACGGCCGCCACACCTTCGGCCAGAGCGCCCTGCTCGCCCGTCGGCTGATCGAGGCGGGCACCCGGTTCGTCCAGGTCAACTGGCCGAGCGTGGCCAACGGCGACCCCAACTCGACGGCCTGGGACACCCACGCGGCCAACTTCAAGCCCTTGAAGGAACTGCACTGCCCGAAGCTGGACAGCGCCCTTTCCAGCCTGATCGCCGACCTCGACGGCCGCGGGATGCTCGACGAGACCCTGGTCCTGGCCATCGGCGAGTTCGGCCGGTCGCCGCGCCTGGGCGTCAGCACGTCGGGCAACACCAACTCGCCCGACGGCCGCGACCACTGGCCCTATTGCTACACCGCCGCCATCGCGGGCGCGGGCATCAAGCGTGGGTCGGTCTACGGCAAGTCCGACGACCAGGCCTCGTCCCCCATCGAGACGCCGGTGCACCCGACCGAGCTGCTGGCCACCGTCTACCACGCGCTCGGCATCAATCCCGCGACGCTCATCATGAACCACCTGAACCAGCCCCGAGAGTTGGTCAAGGCCGAGCCCGTCTACGGCCTCTACGGCTGAGATGCTCGGATCGTTCCCGTCGCCCAAACGACAGAGGGCCCGCGACTTCCACAAGGCGGAAGTCGCGGGCCCTTCGTAATTCCATCAAAACAGTTCGGGACTTATCGCTCGCCGGTAACCTTCTGCCAGGCGTGCTTCACGACGTCCTTGAAGTCTTCCCAGGCCCCTTGGTTCTGCTTCTCCCACGACTTGCGTGCGAGGGGCTCGACCTTCGTCCAGTCGCCCTGGTAAGTCTTGTCGCCCGCCAGGTCATAGCCGAAGCGGTAGGCGGGGGCGTATTGCTCGTACTGGTATCCGCTGTCGGCGTACTTGGACGTGAAGTCCTTGCGGAAGCCGGTGTCGTAGGTCTCCCAGGCCGTGCCCGAGACCTTCCCCTTGCCGGCGGTCTTGGTGACCTCGACGTCGGTCTTGCGGACGGTATCGCGGACAGTCTCGGTGCGGTCGTGACCTTCCTTGCCGATGATGACCTCCTCGACGACGCGAGCCTTCTTGGCGACCACGGCCTCCTCGGTCGACTCGTGTAGCTCGAGCGTCCCCTCGCGGAAGGCCGCATCGTCGGCGGTGACCTCGCGGTTCACAGCCCGACGCTTGACGCTGACCTTCTCGTCGTGGAGATGGACCTGCTGCTCGACGGGCGTCTCGATGACCTTAGTCTCGACGTGGATGCCACCCTTCTCGACCTTGCGCTTGCCGACCTTAAGCTCTTCCTCAATGATCGGCACGACGGCCTCGCCGCCGGAGTCGAGGGTGCCCTGCGATCGGCGTTCCCAGGCGGTGCGGATGTACGGCTCGTGGTCCTCGTACTTGCCGGCACCGATCCAGCCCTTCTTCAGCTCGGCGCTGACCTGGTCGTAGCTACGGCCCTTGTGGGCGGACGACGAATAGTTCTCATATCCATATCGGTAAGCGGGCGAGACGTCGGCCCAGGTCTTCTTCCCACGCGTGGCGGCGCCGGAAGATTCCCAATTGCGGCGGAACTCGGGCTCGGCCTCGTTGTAGTCGTACGAATTGCCGGCCAAGCCGCCCGCGGCGGCGCCGACCACGGCACCCACCCCGGCGCCGACTGGGCCGCCCACAGCCCCGCCGATCAGGGCCCCGGCCGTCCCGCCGCCCGCCGCGCCCGCCGCCTTGGCGTCGACCTTCGCTTCGTCTTTGTCGATTTCCCTGGCCATGATCCCACTCCTCCTCTGTCGAGGTTCAAGATGTTGTGGATATGCCGAAGGCGCCGCTGCAACGCTTGGGCCCGGGTGGCTCGTGGGCGACGCCGACGAAGCATGATATCTGAGTGTGAGCAGCAAGCCGCGTGCCGTTCGAGGCTAATTGACCTGTGCGCCTTTGCCGATGCGTTCGACCTCGACGACTTCCGTGCGAAGGGTCACGGTCTCGGCCTTCGACTGCTCGACGCGTCGGCGGGTGATCCTCAACTCTTCCTTGAGCATCAGGCGCTTCTCGACGACGAGCACTTCTTCCATCACGGGGATGATCGTCACGTCCCCCTCCTGGCGCGTGGCGGGGGTGCTGTCGACCCTCCGGTTGACGGCCACCCGCTCGACGTCCAGCTGCTCGCTAATGAGCGGGACGTTGACCGTCTCGTCATGCACGCGTACCGTCTTGCTGATCCGGACGGTGCCCGCCTCCACGGTGCGCTTCGAGACTTCAGCTTGCTCGGCCACGATCGGGATCACGATCTCGTCGTCGTTTTCTCCGCCCGCTGGACCGCGGAGAAGACCGAGTTCGGCCGCACCCAGTAGGAGCTGAAAGCTGCCGTCGCCCCGGTCCTTCAGCAGCGAGATGGGGACGGAGAGGCGACGCCCGTCGTCGAGCAGGACCATCGCGGACCCGGCCTCGGATGTGCCGCCCGCATTCCCATCGGCCCAGGGCTCGACCCTGCCACGCAGGCCGTCTTCGCCGAGGACCAAGCCCGGATTCAGCCGACCCATTGCTGACCCCCGCACCCTTACCGAGAGGCCCTGGCCGTCCCCCGGCCACAAAGGCCGCGAATCGTGGCTCGCCTCATGACAGGGGGGTACCCGGTGCAAAGTGGGTGCCGCCGAAGGGTGGGTCGGATCCGAGAAAGCTCAGAATGCGTCGGCGCTGACGACCTCGCCGCCGTTGCGGCTCCCCAGGGCCTGCCATGTGGCGGGCTGCACGGTGTCCTTGATGAACTGGACGTGGCCGTCGCAGAAGACCGAATTGGCACCGCCGGGATGCCTGCTGCGCGCCGCCACGTTCAGGGAGAGGTTCACCCAGTCGGCGGCCGACTTGTCGCTGTGCGGCAGGCCCCCTCGGCAGTCGTAGCCATTGTCGTTGGGGACCCTTCGGTGGTTGTACATGCTATGTCCCGGGGCACCATACATCCATTTGATCCCTCGCGTGGGCTGGAATCCCGGTGGAGTCGTCGTCAGGCAGCGGGCCTGGTAGTCGGCATCCGACATGATGGGCGGGCCGTCTCCCTTGACGTTCTTGCCCGTGATGACGAACCCCAGAAGCGGAGTCCGCGCGAAGACCGTCAGTGTGTTCAGGCCCGTCGGGGCGCCGTCGACGCTGCGGATCGACTCGCTCATTGCGACCGTACCCGACGTGCCGTCGGTGATCCCCGAGACGCCAACAGCCGAGTTCTCGAACAAGACTCCGTTGGGCGGCATCATCCCGGCCGGGGGCGTTTGCACGACCGAGTAGCCCGACCCGACGTTCAGGAAATAGTTGTGTCCGGCAAACATCCCGCCCCCGACCTGCACCCGGCTCGGCCCCGAGTCCGACGGGCAGAGCAGGGCCGCGAGCGCCGTGAGTGAACCGGTTGAGTTCGCCGCGGCGATGGACGTCGTGTAATCGGGATCGGGGGAGACGTTGAAGTTGATCGCGTTGTAGATCGTCTGCTGCTCCATCTGCGGCAGGAGCTGGGCGTGCGCCCCCCAGCAATTGCCCTGGCCGGCGACGTACGAGTTGTTCCGGCCGGGGGGGAAGACCCCGTGCGCGGAGTGGTAATTCTGCAGCGCCAGGCCGAGCTGCTTCAGGTTGTTCACGCATCCGATGCGCCTGGCGGCCTCTCGGGCGCTCTGCACGGCCGGCAGGAGCAGGGCGATCAGGACCGCGATGATCGAGATGACCACCAATAATTCAATGAGCGTGAATCCACGCCCCCGTCTCTCGCCACCCATGCCCGGTCCCCCCGATCGAAGGAAATTCTCCACGATGATGTCGGGAAGAGTGTGGCAGGATTCCCTCGATGATTCAATCGTATCGATTTTAGGTCGGATCATGGCAGCTTCTCGCGGAGAGTTGGCCCAAGACGATGCGAGAATGGGCTAGACTCTTGATCTGCACCTGACGGGGCTTTAGCGTGATACGATCATGCCCACGCACGATGAGCTGATCAATGCGGTTCGGGAACACAGGCTCAGGCGTCACTGGTCTCAGGACGAGTTGGCGAGACGCTCGGGGCTTTCGCGCGCCGGCGTGAGCGCGATCGAGGTGGGGCGGCTGGTCCCCTCGACGGCGGCGGCTCTGGCGCTGGCCGAGGCGCTCGCGGTGCGCGTCGACATGCTCTTCCGGCTGGCGCGCAAGGCGGCGGGGGCCCCACTCTGGGCGTGGGAACCCGTACGCGTCCCCTGCCGATACTGGGTGGCCGAGGTCGGCGGCCAGGTTTGGCGGTATCCCGCCGAGGCGTCCCCGCTGGGGACGGTCCCGCACGACGGCGTCATCAAGGCCCTGGATTCGGGCGATCCCTTATTTGACGGTATTGAGACAGGATCCCGGGATTGGGATGCGGCCGAGGGTGGGCCGACCCGGACCTTGGTCCTGGCCTGCTGCGACCCGGCCGTCGGCCTGCTGGCGGGGCCTCTCTCCAGGCTCGCGGGCGTCCGCCTGATCGTCCTGCCTCGTTCCAGCCGGTCGGCCCTCGAGTTGCTGGGCCGGGGCCTCGTTCACGTCGCGGGGGTCCACCTATCGGGGCCCGGACTCGACGACGGCCCCGGGGCCGAGGACGGCAATGCGCAGGCGGTTCTAGCCGCGTTGGGCGATGGTTATCGGTTGCTCAGGCTGGCGCGGTGGGAGGAAGGGATCGCCTCGCTGCCAGCCCTGCGGCTGGGCTCGGTGGCCTCGGCGCTGGCGCCGGATCGCCGGTGGGTGGGGCGTGAGCCGGGATCAGGCGCGCGGCAGTGCCTTGATGCGTTGCTGGGAGACCGGCCGGCACCTGAGCACCTGGCGCGCGACCACCGGGGGGTGGCCGAGGCGGTCCGCTCGGGCTGGGCCGACCTGGGCGTCTGCCTGAGGCTGGCCAGTGAGGAGGCGGGCCTCGACTTCATCCCCTTGCGCCACGAGGATTACGACCTCTGCTACCCGGCGCAGCTCGAGGACGACCCCCGCCTGGTCGCCCTTCGCGAGGTCGTCCGCTCGGCCCCGTTCCGGCGTGCCCTGGGCGGACTGCCGGGCTATCAGGCGGCCGACACCGGCGAGGCCCGGGCCGTCGAGTCCGGGGCCTGACGCCGGCCGTCGTCGATCGGTCAGGGGACCTTGATCTCGATCAGCTCGGTGGTGACGGTCTTATCCGCGGATTCGACCTTCATCGACGACTTGAGGATCTTGCCCGGGACCTCGTCGGAGACCCAGGTGCGGCCCACGGCGGGCCCGTGGTCGGTGGGGGCCTCGGTCTCATACCAGCTCGCCTTGTAGTCCTTGCCCAGAACCTTCACGGTCTCGAGTCCCGCCTTCTTGCCCTTGCCGGGGTTCTCGACTTGTTCCTTGGTCATGCCGGGGAGCAGGATGAGCCCCTTGCGGTAGTCCAGGGTGATCGACGTGATGACCTTGGGCTTGCCGTTGACCGTCTCGAACGTCTCCTCGTCGATGACGGCCTTCTCGGGCGTCAGCTTGGCCAGGGTGGCGCGACGCGTCGAC
It encodes:
- a CDS encoding DUF1501 domain-containing protein — protein: MISIPGPAARLCDGPSRRDLLRIGGAGLLGLSLPEVLRLQAHAAEANAGGTVAGRGLPGFGKAKNVILLFLQGGPSHIDLWDPKPDAPENVRGLFKPIETKTPGLLFGEHMPKLAGVTDKLTMVRSVSYTPVGLFNHTAAMYQMLTGYTPDKVSPSGQLDPPSPADYPNVGSNVIKLRPSSEAMLPFVMLPRPLQESNVIGKAGNAGFLGKAYDPYYLFQDPNTKLQLDDLTLRKEISEIRLKRRGTLLGTVTEGMPELEKATANFALDSYQSRAFDLILSGRARRAFDLDEEDPKTRDRYGRHTFGQSALLARRLIEAGTRFVQVNWPSVANGDPNSTAWDTHAANFKPLKELHCPKLDSALSSLIADLDGRGMLDETLVLAIGEFGRSPRLGVSTSGNTNSPDGRDHWPYCYTAAIAGAGIKRGSVYGKSDDQASSPIETPVHPTELLATVYHALGINPATLIMNHLNQPRELVKAEPVYGLYG
- a CDS encoding YsnF/AvaK domain-containing protein, encoding MAREIDKDEAKVDAKAAGAAGGGTAGALIGGAVGGPVGAGVGAVVGAAAGGLAGNSYDYNEAEPEFRRNWESSGAATRGKKTWADVSPAYRYGYENYSSSAHKGRSYDQVSAELKKGWIGAGKYEDHEPYIRTAWERRSQGTLDSGGEAVVPIIEEELKVGKRKVEKGGIHVETKVIETPVEQQVHLHDEKVSVKRRAVNREVTADDAAFREGTLELHESTEEAVVAKKARVVEEVIIGKEGHDRTETVRDTVRKTDVEVTKTAGKGKVSGTAWETYDTGFRKDFTSKYADSGYQYEQYAPAYRFGYDLAGDKTYQGDWTKVEPLARKSWEKQNQGAWEDFKDVVKHAWQKVTGER
- a CDS encoding YsnF/AvaK domain-containing protein, with translation MGRLNPGLVLGEDGLRGRVEPWADGNAGGTSEAGSAMVLLDDGRRLSVPISLLKDRGDGSFQLLLGAAELGLLRGPAGGENDDEIVIPIVAEQAEVSKRTVEAGTVRISKTVRVHDETVNVPLISEQLDVERVAVNRRVDSTPATRQEGDVTIIPVMEEVLVVEKRLMLKEELRITRRRVEQSKAETVTLRTEVVEVERIGKGAQVN
- a CDS encoding DUF1559 domain-containing protein yields the protein MGGERRGRGFTLIELLVVISIIAVLIALLLPAVQSAREAARRIGCVNNLKQLGLALQNYHSAHGVFPPGRNNSYVAGQGNCWGAHAQLLPQMEQQTIYNAINFNVSPDPDYTTSIAAANSTGSLTALAALLCPSDSGPSRVQVGGGMFAGHNYFLNVGSGYSVVQTPPAGMMPPNGVLFENSAVGVSGITDGTSGTVAMSESIRSVDGAPTGLNTLTVFARTPLLGFVITGKNVKGDGPPIMSDADYQARCLTTTPPGFQPTRGIKWMYGAPGHSMYNHRRVPNDNGYDCRGGLPHSDKSAADWVNLSLNVAARSRHPGGANSVFCDGHVQFIKDTVQPATWQALGSRNGGEVVSADAF
- a CDS encoding substrate-binding domain-containing protein — translated: MPTHDELINAVREHRLRRHWSQDELARRSGLSRAGVSAIEVGRLVPSTAAALALAEALAVRVDMLFRLARKAAGAPLWAWEPVRVPCRYWVAEVGGQVWRYPAEASPLGTVPHDGVIKALDSGDPLFDGIETGSRDWDAAEGGPTRTLVLACCDPAVGLLAGPLSRLAGVRLIVLPRSSRSALELLGRGLVHVAGVHLSGPGLDDGPGAEDGNAQAVLAALGDGYRLLRLARWEEGIASLPALRLGSVASALAPDRRWVGREPGSGARQCLDALLGDRPAPEHLARDHRGVAEAVRSGWADLGVCLRLASEEAGLDFIPLRHEDYDLCYPAQLEDDPRLVALREVVRSAPFRRALGGLPGYQAADTGEARAVESGA